The following nucleotide sequence is from Apium graveolens cultivar Ventura chromosome 4, ASM990537v1, whole genome shotgun sequence.
AAGATCCTACATCTGACATGGCTATAATATCACGCAAAGGTTCGACTTTGGTGCGTGAAGTTCATGAAAAACAGAGCCAGAATAAATCACGACAACGTTTTTGGGAGCTTGCTGGTTCCAAGCTTGGGGATATCCTTGGAATTGAGAAGACTGCAGAGCAGGTTGACGCAGATACTGCTGTAGTAGGTGATGACGGTGAAGTTGATTTTAAGGAGGACGCTAAGTTTGCTCAGCATCTTAAGAAGGACGAGGCAGTGAGTGATTTTGCAAAGTCGAAGACACTTTCTCAACAGCGTCAGTACCTTCCCATATATTCGGTGATGGATGAGTTATTGCAGGTAATTCGAGAAAATCAGGTGGTTGTGGTAGTTGGAGAAACTGGTTCTGGAAAGACCACACAACTGACACAGTATCTGCACGAGGATGGATATACCACGAACGGAATAGTAGGCTGCACTCAACCAAGGCGTGTGGCTGCCATGAGTGTTGCCAAAAGAGTTAGTGAAGAGATGGAAACTGAACTTGGTGATTTAGTTGGTTATGCAATTCGTTTTGAGGATGTGACAGGGCCAAACACTGTGATTAAGTATATGACTGATGGCATGCTTTTGCGCGAGACACTAAAAGATGCCGATCTTGACAAATATCGTGTCGTTGTGATGGATGAAGCACATGAAAGGTCGCTGAACACGGATGTGCTCTTTGGGATCCTTAAAAAAGTTGTAGCCAGACGGCGTGATTTCAAGCTTATAGTGACATCTGCCACTTTAAACGCTGAAAAATTCTCACATTTTTTTGGAGGTGTACCAATATTCCATATACCAGGAAGAACATTCCCTGTGCAAACCTTATATAGTAAAACTCCCTGTGAAGATTACGTTGAAGCTGCAGTGAAACAGGCCATGACCATACACATTGCTAGTGCTCCAGGTGACATACTCGTTTTTATGACCGGTCAAGACGAGATTGAGGCAGCCTGTTATGCCCTTTCAGAACGGATGGAACAGCTTGTCTCTACTACAAAGCAATCAGTCTCCAAGCTGTTAATTCTTCCCATATATTCTCAGCTCCCTGCTGACCTGCAAgctaaaatatttcaaaaatccaAAGACGGGGCTCGGAAATGCATTGTAGCTACCAacattgcagagacatctttgACTGTAGATGGTATTTTTTACGTCATTGACACAGGCTATGGTAAGATGAAGGTGTACAACCCGCGAATGGGTATGGACGCCCTCCAAGTGTTTCCTGTAAGCCGTGCAGCTGCAGATCAGCGTGCTGGGCGTGCTGGAAGAACTGGACCTGGTACTTGTTATCGACTTTACACAGAAACTGCATACCAAAATGAGCTTCTGCCTAGTCCAGTGCCAGAAATCCAGAGGACCAACCTTGGAAATGTTGTTTTGTTGCTCAAGTCTCTCAAAGTAGAAAGTTTACTAGAGTTTGATTTTATGGATCCACCTCCCCAAGACAACATTCTGAACTCTATGTATCAGTTGTGGGTATTGGGTGCTCTTGACAATGTTGGAAATTTAACCGATCTTGGGTGGAAAATGGTTGAGTTCCCACTGGATCCACCTCTAGCCAAGATGCTCCTGATTGGGGAAAAACTAGAATGTCTCAATGAGGTCCTGACGGTTGTGTCAATGCTTTC
It contains:
- the LOC141720033 gene encoding pre-mRNA-splicing factor ATP-dependent RNA helicase DEAH7-like, producing the protein MDRLEPDELTAGGRKNKLLYRPQRKSRLELDTQRGERVDSVFKVQLSSIAASQDEEISHGTSQSDRYQNSRIQRYESADHSNKKKTRTPQTMITWPRGECREVNSYKEGEGKRRYDGAASPWDSVAPSTVPIRASGSSVKSSISRYGLRPHVPFPVENSQKCQGQEADADYFTNDNNREITEKMNLEMEYNADRAWYDREEGNTMFDEDGSSIWDEATFKKKETKLAKKLVRRDGKKMSLAQSKKLSQLTADNIVFTDNAQWEDRQLLRSGAVRGTQVQTEFDNEEERKVILLVRDIKPPFLDGRIVYTKQAEPVMPIKDPTSDMAIISRKGSTLVREVHEKQSQNKSRQRFWELAGSKLGDILGIEKTAEQVDADTAVVGDDGEVDFKEDAKFAQHLKKDEAVSDFAKSKTLSQQRQYLPIYSVMDELLQVIRENQVVVVVGETGSGKTTQLTQYLHEDGYTTNGIVGCTQPRRVAAMSVAKRVSEEMETELGDLVGYAIRFEDVTGPNTVIKYMTDGMLLRETLKDADLDKYRVVVMDEAHERSLNTDVLFGILKKVVARRRDFKLIVTSATLNAEKFSHFFGGVPIFHIPGRTFPVQTLYSKTPCEDYVEAAVKQAMTIHIASAPGDILVFMTGQDEIEAACYALSERMEQLVSTTKQSVSKLLILPIYSQLPADLQAKIFQKSKDGARKCIVATNIAETSLTVDGIFYVIDTGYGKMKVYNPRMGMDALQVFPVSRAAADQRAGRAGRTGPGTCYRLYTETAYQNELLPSPVPEIQRTNLGNVVLLLKSLKVESLLEFDFMDPPPQDNILNSMYQLWVLGALDNVGNLTDLGWKMVEFPLDPPLAKMLLIGEKLECLNEVLTVVSMLSVPSVFFRPKDRAEESDAAREKFFVPESDHLTLLNVYQQWESNSYRGDWCNDHYLHSKGLKKAREVRSQLLDILKTLKIPLTSCGPDWDIVRKAICSAYFHNDARLKGIGEYVNCRSGMPCHLHPSSALYGLGYTPDYVVYHELILTTKEYMQCATSVEPQWLAELGPMFFSVKDSNTSMLEHKKRQVQDKANMEGAMDDYGTNVFVVGTL